Within the Bacillus sp. FSL K6-3431 genome, the region ATGCTGACTTTCATTAAATTTAACTATCAGAATCGGGCTCGGTGCCTTAATTGGTGGTGTGATTATTCATCATAGCGGCTTACATTATTCACTTTTACAGCAGCTACAATGGCCGTCATACCATTGGTATTAATAAGAAAAATCCATGCTTCGCCACAGTAGTTAGACGAAGCATGGACCTTTATGCACTTTGGTTAGCTTTTGTTCCATTCCACCATCGGATCATTAACACCTGGATCAAGCGGCATATGAATCATCTCAATCGATCGCTCTTCCTTTGGTAAAGCAAGTTCTGTATAGATCATCCCGGAAGTGCCAAGCCCAACTGCTTTTGCATTTTCGAGTGACCCACAGTAAAAGACTTTATTTATTCCTGACATATATATGGCGGCCATACACATTGGGCATGGCTCCCCACTTGCATACATTGTATATCCACTCAAGTCTAGCGTCTGCAACTCAGTTTGTACTTTGCGTATAGCAATGAGCTCCGCATGACCACTTACATCAAATGTACGATGAAGCTCATTCACACCTTCTGCTACTACTGTTTTATCTTTGACAAGCACTGCTCCAAATGGCTGACCGCCTTCTTTTACATTATTTAAAGCGAGTTCTACTGCTTTTTTCATGAATTGATCCAAATCGAACCCCTCCTGAAAATTATTATAAAACAATTAATTTTTCTAATGCCAATGGCTCAATATACACGCCATCTTTGTATGCTCTCATATTCCCACCAGAAATCTCATCAATTAGCGTAATTTTCTTTTCTTCACCTACACGGCCAAACTCTAACTTAATATCGAATAGCTCTATGCCTTTTTCGGCTAGTTGTTCCCGTACAATACCACTAATTTTCACAGTTAAATCCTTCATTTCCTCATATTCTGCAAGCGTCAAAATACCAAGCATGTCCAACGCGTCTGCACTGATCGGTGGGTC harbors:
- a CDS encoding nucleoside deaminase → MDQFMKKAVELALNNVKEGGQPFGAVLVKDKTVVAEGVNELHRTFDVSGHAELIAIRKVQTELQTLDLSGYTMYASGEPCPMCMAAIYMSGINKVFYCGSLENAKAVGLGTSGMIYTELALPKEERSIEMIHMPLDPGVNDPMVEWNKS